DNA sequence from the Syntrophorhabdaceae bacterium genome:
AGCCTCAGGGCCTCGTTCGGTTCTTCCTCGTCCAACTGGAAGGGGAGGGGTTTGCATGTATTCAATACTTCAAAGGAGGCGACATATATCTCCACCTCTCCCGTGGGCAGGCCGGGATTCTCCGTACCCCGGGGACGCAGGTCCACCTTGCCCGTGATGGTGATGACATACTCCTGTTTGAGGTCTCCTGCTTTTTCGTGGGCTTCCCGTGAAATATCGGGAGAAAAGACTATCTGCACGATCCCGCTCACGTCCCTCAGATCGGCGAAAATGAGTCCGCCATGGTCCCTTCTGCGAAACACCCAGCCCGAGAGGGTGATCATCTTTCCAATGTCTTCTTTTGTAACCAGTCCGCAGTATTTATCTCGCACGCTACACCCCCTGTAAAAGTCATTTATTATATATTCTACCGGGGTTACAAGTCAAGGAGTATGGGCCTTGCCGAGCCGCGGCGGACAATCGGGGGGCTGATTTTGACGTGCGAGGGGGTTCGGTTAAAACTTTCTCATATCGTCCATCCACCCGGGGAACCAGCGGTAATATTCTTTGGGATAGGCCTTCTTGAGGCCGTCATAAGTGGCTTTCGCAAGGGTGATGCCTTTCTTTGTGCGATAGAGCTTGACGGAGCCCTCTGTCTCGAGACCGACGAGAAGCGCGTCCAGACCCGAATCATCCGTCTCCAGGTACTGGAGCATATCTTCCCGGCTCATGAAGAGGCCGGGATTGACCTTATAATCATCCGCCAGGATAGCAAGGAGGGCGGCGCTGTCCGGGTTCTTTCGCTTCTCCGGCGCGCCCGAGACCGGCACGGGCACACCCAGCTCCGGATGGGGGACCCTGCGGCGCATTTTCAGCACTCCGTCCATCTGTTTCACGCCGCTCTTGAAGACGACCTGCCTGCACGCTTCCATGGTGCCGCCGGAGATATGCTCCACCTTCGCGATCTCCATGATCGACTGGGCAGGGTAAAAAGGCGTGACGCCGTCTCCGCCCATGATCTGAAGACCGTCAAGGCTCGATCGCATGGTGCCTTCCACATTGAATACCTTGGTGACGTTCGATTCGACCGTAATATCCCAGCCGAGGTCCCACAAATAGGCCGTGTAGTAGGTGGCGAGGCGGGAGAGCTTGAACTGGATGATAAGGTCGGCGATTTTGGCCTGATTGGCAGGGATATCGATGGTCGGTTTGTTGAACTGGACCCTTCGTTGAGAATAGGGAACCGCATTCCTCAGTATCTCCCCCTGCCAACCCAGGGTCATGGCGGAGATAAGGGTCCTCTCGAAATTGAGTCCCGCCGTCATGATCTTCCATCCGTCGCCTTCTTCTCCGATGCGGTTTTCGACGGGGACCTCGACGTCGTCGAAATCAAGAACGCCATTCTGAATATTCTCGAACCCGAGGACCTCGTTCATTTTTTCCACGGTGAAGCCCGGTGCGCCTTTCTCTACCACAAAGGCGGTGAGGTGGCGGTATTTCGCAATAGCCGCCGGGTCGTCGCTTGTCCGCACGTAGACAAAGTACCTGCTCGCCACTCCCGCGGAGACAATAAACCTTTTCTTGCCGTTCAGGATATATGTATTCCCCTGCCTTCTTCCCCTCATCTCCATGCCCGCCGCATCTGTTCCCGCGAAGGGCTCCGTGATGACGATGGCGCCGATCTCTCCCTGGGCAATCCGTGGAAGAAAGCGTTTTTTCTGCTCCTCCGTTGCCGCCTCGATAATCTGGCGCAAACCGCCGATCATATTCCCGACCATGATGCGTCCGGGACCGGGCATGCGGCAGAAGGCCTCCACCACGATGCATGCCCCGGTGGCGCCCATTCCCATGCCGCCATACTCTTTGGGGACCGCGACGCCCGTATAGCCTTTCGCCGCGATTTTTTCAAAGATGTCCCAGGGGAACTCTCTCTTCCATCTGGCTTCAGCGTCCCGCGGCACCATCACCTCTTCGGCAAAGACTTCCAGCTCCGCCGCCAGTTTCTTCTGTTCTTCCGTCCACCAGGGGAAATGCTCCATATTCTAAGTCCTCCTTCTGATTTGTTTCGAATGAATGTTCTGCGGTCTCATTTTTATGAGAGCGGGCGCGACTGGACGCAATGGTGTCCATCTATATGTATCGTTCTCCGAAGCACTGCACAAAGTGTGCCGTGACGGGGAATCAGACGATAGCGGGGATTGGGCAGGGGGTGGGCCGGTATTCGTCATATATG
Encoded proteins:
- a CDS encoding acyl-CoA dehydrogenase family protein, with translation MEHFPWWTEEQKKLAAELEVFAEEVMVPRDAEARWKREFPWDIFEKIAAKGYTGVAVPKEYGGMGMGATGACIVVEAFCRMPGPGRIMVGNMIGGLRQIIEAATEEQKKRFLPRIAQGEIGAIVITEPFAGTDAAGMEMRGRRQGNTYILNGKKRFIVSAGVASRYFVYVRTSDDPAAIAKYRHLTAFVVEKGAPGFTVEKMNEVLGFENIQNGVLDFDDVEVPVENRIGEEGDGWKIMTAGLNFERTLISAMTLGWQGEILRNAVPYSQRRVQFNKPTIDIPANQAKIADLIIQFKLSRLATYYTAYLWDLGWDITVESNVTKVFNVEGTMRSSLDGLQIMGGDGVTPFYPAQSIMEIAKVEHISGGTMEACRQVVFKSGVKQMDGVLKMRRRVPHPELGVPVPVSGAPEKRKNPDSAALLAILADDYKVNPGLFMSREDMLQYLETDDSGLDALLVGLETEGSVKLYRTKKGITLAKATYDGLKKAYPKEYYRWFPGWMDDMRKF